Proteins found in one Arcobacter sp. F2176 genomic segment:
- a CDS encoding PAS domain-containing protein — MNNKEILLNSTSFIVSETDEMGIIRYANDEFCDVSEYTLEELIGQPHNLLRHKDMPKSTFEDLWKTIQEGKIWKGFVKNRTKNDNFYWVYSTVYPLTLSDGSKGYMSCRKVASRNEIEKATKLYSTMK; from the coding sequence ATGAATAATAAAGAGATATTATTGAACTCTACTTCTTTTATTGTTTCAGAAACTGACGAGATGGGTATTATTAGATATGCAAATGATGAGTTTTGCGATGTTAGTGAATATACTTTAGAAGAACTTATTGGGCAACCACACAACTTACTTAGACATAAAGATATGCCCAAATCAACATTTGAAGATTTGTGGAAAACCATTCAAGAGGGCAAAATATGGAAAGGTTTTGTAAAAAACAGAACTAAAAACGATAATTTTTATTGGGTCTATTCTACTGTATATCCACTTACTTTAAGTGATGGCAGTAAAGGTTATATGTCATGCAGAAAAGTTGCATCAAGAAATGAAATAGAAAAAGCTACAAAGCTTTATAGCACAATGAAATAA
- a CDS encoding metallophosphoesterase: MRFILFATVFILVMGLLSLFISKRFIKKLDISKKSKLFLNIFLLVNFLGVVAYMCTRYLISVPNDLYFLLSLPIGVIFLLFCTTLMYEVLSHLPKIKKDEKRRAFMKKSIDFGSLAFATSITAKAIYNAKQSYIEKVNVKIPNLKKPYNVVQLSDVHIGGLIDQDFIKNIVYKVNKLNPDAVFITGDLVDTNIKFAKNAIDELKNLKSKYGTYFIVGNHEYFHGVEEIITYLKSINISVLENENVYIGKENQGFNLAGVYDIFGYRANKFAPDIKKALVNVKDSPTILLAHQPKYINELDNQNIDLVLSGHTHGGQIVPFNLLVRLEQPYIKGLHQHNSKTQIYVSKGTGFWGPPMRLGASSEITYLKITS, translated from the coding sequence ATGAGATTTATATTATTTGCTACCGTTTTTATACTTGTAATGGGATTACTAAGTCTCTTTATCTCAAAAAGATTTATCAAAAAATTAGATATTTCTAAAAAATCAAAACTATTTTTAAATATATTTTTATTGGTTAATTTTTTAGGTGTCGTTGCTTACATGTGTACTAGATACTTAATTTCAGTACCAAATGACTTGTACTTTTTGCTTTCACTTCCTATTGGTGTTATTTTTTTACTTTTTTGTACAACTTTAATGTATGAAGTTCTTTCTCATCTTCCAAAAATTAAAAAAGATGAAAAAAGAAGAGCCTTTATGAAAAAATCAATTGACTTTGGCTCACTTGCTTTTGCCACATCAATTACTGCAAAAGCCATATACAATGCAAAACAATCTTATATTGAAAAGGTAAATGTCAAAATTCCTAATTTAAAAAAACCATATAATGTAGTTCAATTAAGTGATGTACATATTGGAGGATTGATAGATCAAGATTTTATTAAAAATATTGTTTATAAAGTAAATAAACTAAATCCTGATGCAGTTTTTATAACAGGAGATTTAGTAGATACAAATATCAAATTTGCAAAAAATGCAATTGATGAACTCAAAAACTTAAAATCAAAATATGGCACATACTTTATAGTTGGGAATCATGAATATTTTCATGGTGTAGAAGAGATAATCACATATTTAAAATCTATAAATATTAGTGTTTTAGAAAATGAGAATGTATATATTGGAAAAGAAAATCAAGGCTTTAATTTAGCAGGTGTTTATGATATATTTGGATATAGAGCAAATAAGTTTGCCCCAGATATTAAAAAAGCTTTAGTAAATGTAAAAGATTCTCCCACAATTTTATTAGCCCACCAACCTAAATATATCAATGAACTTGATAACCAAAATATTGACTTGGTCTTAAGTGGGCACACTCATGGAGGGCAAATAGTTCCTTTTAATTTATTAGTTAGACTTGAACAACCCTACATAAAAGGTCTTCATCAACATAATTCTAAAACTCAAATATATGTTAGCAAAGGGACAGGCTTTTGGGGTCCACCTATGAGACTAGGTGCTAGTTCTGAAATTACTTACCTTAAAATTACTTCTTAA
- a CDS encoding DUF1007 family protein: MKKLLSLIFLYNIAFAHPHYFIDVDLKINANKIYHQWQFDRINSKILLFNFDKNRNNIFEKNESIDFYKTILTPIKKDNFHLFIDSNTIEYKFKKLNDFKISYTNKRLTINFTTELQSLKETTMCTIDSSVYMAFKLNSVDTTLKIQTQKSEYDFCIGTI; the protein is encoded by the coding sequence ATGAAAAAATTACTTTCTCTTATATTTTTATATAATATTGCCTTTGCCCATCCACACTATTTTATTGATGTAGATTTAAAAATAAATGCAAATAAAATATACCATCAATGGCAGTTTGACAGAATCAATTCTAAAATACTTCTATTTAATTTTGATAAAAATAGAAATAATATTTTTGAAAAGAATGAAAGTATAGACTTTTATAAGACAATACTAACTCCCATAAAAAAAGATAATTTTCATCTTTTTATAGACTCAAATACAATAGAGTATAAATTTAAAAAACTCAATGACTTTAAAATATCTTATACAAACAAAAGATTAACAATAAACTTCACCACTGAACTACAAAGTTTAAAAGAAACAACCATGTGTACTATCGATTCAAGTGTATACATGGCATTTAAATTAAATAGTGTTGATACAACATTAAAAATACAAACCCAAAAAAGTGAATATGACTTTTGCATAGGAACAATATAA
- a CDS encoding nickel/cobalt transporter: MIDSIFNYIVKWQQTLNITISDYFDLLDNGDNTIIISILFISFLYGLIHALGPGHGKMVIASYFIAKGSKISEALKVGFLTSIIHTLSALVITAFLYLFFQNALSSYFQTINTHMYKISAVFIIFIACYLLYESLKDRHIKEKMKPLANKNILSVAFSIGLVPCPGVMTIVLYSMILGYISLGIFSAITMSIGMGLTISLFGVLASSIKKSKYSNYQAVINITTYVGISLLFILGFFLLL; this comes from the coding sequence TTGATTGATTCTATTTTTAATTATATAGTCAAATGGCAACAAACATTAAATATAACTATTTCTGATTATTTTGACTTATTAGATAATGGAGATAATACTATTATTATCTCCATTTTATTCATATCTTTTCTTTATGGTCTTATACATGCCTTAGGGCCAGGTCATGGAAAGATGGTAATTGCAAGTTATTTTATTGCTAAGGGTTCCAAGATAAGTGAAGCTTTAAAAGTAGGTTTTTTAACCTCAATTATACATACTTTATCTGCTTTAGTTATTACAGCATTTTTATATTTATTTTTTCAAAACGCCTTAAGTAGTTATTTTCAAACAATAAACACACATATGTACAAAATATCAGCTGTTTTTATAATATTCATTGCCTGTTACTTGCTCTATGAGAGCCTGAAAGATAGACATATAAAAGAAAAGATGAAACCTTTAGCGAATAAAAATATACTTTCTGTTGCTTTTTCAATTGGTCTTGTTCCTTGTCCTGGAGTTATGACAATAGTATTATATTCTATGATTTTGGGATATATCAGTTTAGGTATTTTTAGTGCTATTACTATGAGTATAGGTATGGGCTTAACTATCTCTTTGTTTGGGGTTCTTGCCTCATCAATAAAAAAATCCAAATATTCAAATTATCAAGCTGTTATTAATATTACAACTTATGTAGGTATTTCGCTACTATTTATTTTAGGATTTTTTTTATTATTATGA
- a CDS encoding PhoX family phosphatase yields MKNKVITASVIAASVLFSACATKSNMVNSTTQHSIKFNEVPVPLTDSEKRKIVASSQIEVDGQQTNIGYNTIIRSGDKVGNGIFGLLYDKEGNPVRQKDGSLKISNSNDFASLLPVGEKLFMVSHFESRPAAMYITELNQAKDGKLTAVNTRNIDFAKVNGLWVPCAGSVTPWHTHLGSEEYEPDARKVAADGSIDDYYAPMAEYFGGDLKSLNVYDYGWSPEITVLNEKGDVKVEKHYSMGRFAHELAYVMPDEKTVYLSDDGTNVALYMFIADKAKDLSSGTLYAAKWDQTSNIGAGSANIRWVNLGHVSDDYVKAGLDQKLTFNDLFETSDSPKEGFTSINTTMGQEYLKIKPGMEKLASRMESRRYAAMKGATTEFRKMEGITYNPNENKVYLSISEIAKGMEDNMKSGKSNDKYDKGGNNDIRINYNKCGAVYELNLAHEDDIQSAKDGSYINSNYVVKSMTGLVAGEKNKGTGELAKANKCSLDGLANPDNITFIPNTNTLIIGEDTGSGHQNDFIWSYNLGEKKLTRILTSPYGSETTSPYYYNNIGGHGYLMAVIQHPYGEGDAITKEENMPSTAKSVGDMKAYTGYVGPLPVISK; encoded by the coding sequence ATGAAAAACAAAGTAATTACAGCTTCAGTTATTGCAGCATCTGTTCTATTTTCAGCATGTGCTACAAAATCAAATATGGTTAACTCAACAACTCAACATAGCATCAAGTTCAATGAAGTTCCAGTTCCCTTAACAGATAGTGAAAAAAGAAAGATTGTTGCTTCAAGCCAAATTGAAGTTGATGGACAACAAACTAATATTGGCTATAACACTATTATAAGAAGTGGTGATAAAGTTGGGAATGGTATCTTTGGTCTTTTATATGACAAAGAAGGAAATCCAGTAAGACAAAAAGATGGTTCTTTAAAAATCTCAAACTCAAATGACTTTGCTTCTCTTTTACCAGTAGGTGAAAAACTTTTTATGGTATCACACTTTGAAAGTAGACCAGCTGCTATGTATATCACAGAGTTAAACCAAGCAAAAGATGGAAAATTAACAGCTGTAAATACTAGAAATATTGATTTTGCCAAAGTAAATGGACTTTGGGTTCCTTGTGCAGGAAGTGTAACTCCTTGGCATACACATTTAGGTAGCGAAGAGTATGAACCCGATGCAAGAAAAGTTGCAGCTGATGGTTCAATTGATGATTATTATGCTCCTATGGCAGAGTATTTCGGTGGAGATTTAAAATCATTAAATGTTTATGATTATGGTTGGTCTCCTGAAATAACTGTTTTAAATGAAAAAGGTGATGTAAAAGTTGAAAAACATTATTCAATGGGTAGATTTGCTCATGAATTAGCTTATGTTATGCCAGATGAAAAGACAGTATATTTATCAGATGATGGAACAAATGTTGCCTTATATATGTTTATAGCTGATAAAGCAAAAGATTTAAGTTCAGGTACACTATATGCTGCAAAATGGGATCAAACAAGTAATATAGGTGCTGGAAGTGCAAATATAAGATGGGTAAATTTAGGTCATGTAAGTGATGACTATGTAAAAGCTGGATTGGATCAAAAATTAACTTTTAATGATTTATTCGAAACATCTGATTCTCCTAAAGAAGGATTTACTTCAATAAATACAACAATGGGGCAAGAGTACTTAAAAATCAAACCAGGTATGGAAAAATTAGCTTCAAGAATGGAATCTAGAAGATATGCAGCAATGAAAGGTGCAACTACTGAATTTAGAAAAATGGAAGGTATCACTTACAATCCAAATGAAAATAAAGTATATCTATCAATCTCTGAGATAGCAAAAGGGATGGAAGATAACATGAAAAGTGGTAAGTCAAATGACAAGTATGACAAAGGTGGAAATAATGATATTAGAATTAACTACAACAAATGTGGTGCAGTATATGAATTAAACCTTGCACATGAAGATGATATTCAATCTGCAAAAGATGGTTCGTATATTAATTCTAATTATGTTGTAAAGAGTATGACTGGATTAGTTGCAGGTGAAAAAAATAAAGGAACGGGTGAGTTAGCAAAAGCAAATAAATGTTCTCTTGATGGATTAGCAAATCCTGATAATATTACTTTTATTCCTAATACAAATACTTTAATAATCGGTGAAGATACAGGTTCAGGTCATCAAAATGACTTTATTTGGTCTTATAACTTAGGGGAGAAAAAACTAACTAGGATCTTAACTTCTCCATATGGTTCTGAAACAACTTCTCCGTATTATTACAACAATATTGGTGGGCACGGTTATTTAATGGCAGTTATCCAACATCCATATGGTGAAGGTGATGCGATTACAAAAGAAGAAAATATGCCATCAACTGCTAAATCAGTTGGCGATATGAAAGCTTATACAGGTTATGTAGGACCACTTCCTGTGATTTCTAAATAA
- a CDS encoding aminotransferase class V-fold PLP-dependent enzyme, with protein MTKNLFRPFINQHTDKLQYLKYGTIGKHKSAYFDYTASGLAFRPIENRIYDMLTTYANTHSKESGMANQTNTYYEEALTNLKKSLELNDEFEIIPSGCGSTAAIKRFQELLGLYIPPATKRRLKINIDKSTLPLVIVGPYEHHSNEISYREAMCETARIGLTNEGLVDLEELEKILKENQHRELIGSFCVASNVTGIVTCYKEISKMLRKYNAIVSLDAAASSSYMNIDCNYFDVMYVSPHKLLGGPGSCGLLIIKKDLIDPSLSPTFAGGGTVTYVNKSTVEYEKDIRARETAGTPGIIQVIKASLAYQLRNEIGFNFILKRKDELLEYFLKEAQNIPNIIIYGNKTSYNIGIVSFNIKDLDPYKICEKISTNNGIQTRAGCSCAGPYGHDLLHFNNKDELNKKPGWIRVSIHYTQTKEEIDELIKALKNAI; from the coding sequence ATGACGAAGAATTTGTTTCGTCCCTTCATTAATCAGCATACGGATAAACTTCAATACTTAAAGTATGGAACAATAGGTAAGCACAAAAGTGCTTACTTTGACTATACAGCTTCAGGATTAGCATTTAGGCCTATTGAAAATCGTATTTACGATATGTTAACAACATATGCAAATACACACTCAAAAGAGTCAGGTATGGCTAATCAAACAAATACTTATTATGAAGAAGCATTAACTAATCTAAAAAAATCTTTAGAATTAAATGATGAATTTGAAATAATCCCCAGCGGCTGTGGCTCAACTGCTGCAATAAAAAGGTTTCAAGAATTATTAGGGCTTTATATTCCACCTGCTACAAAAAGAAGATTAAAAATAAATATTGATAAATCAACTCTTCCTCTTGTAATTGTTGGACCTTATGAGCATCACTCAAATGAAATAAGTTATAGAGAAGCTATGTGTGAAACAGCTAGAATTGGACTTACAAATGAGGGATTAGTAGATTTAGAAGAGCTTGAAAAGATTTTAAAAGAAAATCAACACAGAGAACTTATAGGTTCATTTTGTGTAGCTTCAAATGTTACTGGAATAGTAACTTGTTACAAAGAAATTTCTAAAATGCTTAGAAAATATAATGCTATAGTATCCCTTGATGCAGCAGCTTCATCTTCATATATGAATATAGACTGTAATTATTTTGATGTAATGTATGTATCTCCTCACAAACTTTTAGGAGGACCTGGTTCTTGTGGCTTACTTATTATAAAAAAAGATTTAATAGACCCTAGTTTATCTCCTACTTTTGCAGGAGGAGGCACAGTTACTTATGTAAATAAATCTACAGTTGAATATGAAAAAGATATAAGAGCAAGGGAAACAGCAGGAACTCCAGGAATCATTCAAGTGATAAAAGCAAGTTTAGCTTATCAACTAAGAAATGAAATAGGTTTTAATTTTATATTAAAAAGAAAAGATGAATTATTAGAATATTTTTTAAAAGAAGCACAAAATATACCAAATATAATCATTTATGGAAATAAAACATCATATAACATTGGAATTGTTTCATTTAATATTAAAGATTTAGACCCTTATAAAATATGCGAAAAAATTTCTACTAATAATGGGATTCAAACTAGAGCTGGATGTTCATGTGCAGGACCATATGGTCATGACTTATTGCACTTTAATAATAAAGATGAATTAAATAAAAAACCCGGATGGATAAGAGTTTCTATTCACTACACTCAAACAAAAGAAGAAATAGATGAGCTAATAAAAGCTCTTAAGAACGCTATCTAA
- a CDS encoding nitrite/sulfite reductase — protein sequence MAKESAAQRVERIKKEKNGLDVLKDIYVYAVLGEEVHPEDIDRFKWYGLYTQNRNLQAEDDPTLYFMLRIKLESGSMNLEQLREVSAISKDYARGTADFTTRQDIQLHYIQVKDLPEIFRRLNEVGLSTIFAAGDVPRNVTTCAVSGIDHDELYDVRPIVEKVNDYLRGNKNLSNLPRKYKIGISACHKHCMGHEIQDLSFTAVPCDCSDKVLFDVSVGGGLASNKQIATHMGFVTPSQILPIVKAVSTIYRDHGLRENRRKARLGHLIDEWGIEKFKEEVIARSKVAIKEEKIMEYTPYAKREHFGIHDSKEKAKSYIGCAINGGHIGSQGLEDLANILEKHGATTIKTTTTQNFVVKDVPTKSAEELAQELKTIGVDAFPSPFKARTLSCTGLNFCKFAISETKDKAISLAEHLEKKFPDFNETVSISVNGCPNSCAHPHVVDIGLLGLKVKNKEGITVPGFELILGGNLEGSKSNFGEKVKIKFLPEEAEGILENIIQKYIASGENDLNKFLKERINDEEFVSSLH from the coding sequence ATGGCAAAAGAGAGTGCAGCTCAAAGAGTAGAGCGAATAAAAAAAGAGAAGAATGGATTAGATGTATTAAAAGATATATATGTCTACGCTGTTTTAGGAGAAGAAGTACATCCAGAAGATATTGATAGATTTAAATGGTATGGACTTTACACTCAAAATAGAAATCTTCAAGCAGAAGATGACCCAACTTTATATTTTATGTTAAGAATAAAATTAGAGAGTGGATCTATGAATTTAGAACAACTAAGAGAAGTGTCTGCAATATCTAAAGACTATGCAAGAGGAACAGCAGATTTTACAACTAGACAAGATATTCAACTGCACTATATTCAAGTAAAAGATTTGCCTGAAATATTTAGAAGGTTAAATGAAGTTGGATTATCAACAATTTTTGCAGCTGGAGATGTTCCAAGGAATGTAACTACATGTGCAGTTTCAGGGATTGACCATGATGAACTTTATGATGTACGACCAATTGTTGAAAAAGTAAATGATTATCTAAGAGGAAATAAAAACTTATCAAATTTACCAAGAAAATATAAAATTGGTATTAGTGCTTGTCATAAACACTGTATGGGACATGAGATACAAGATTTATCTTTTACTGCTGTTCCATGTGATTGTAGTGACAAAGTACTTTTTGATGTAAGTGTTGGAGGAGGATTAGCTTCAAATAAACAAATTGCTACGCACATGGGATTTGTAACACCTTCTCAAATCTTACCAATAGTAAAAGCTGTTAGTACAATATATAGAGACCATGGATTAAGAGAAAATAGAAGAAAAGCAAGACTTGGGCATCTAATTGATGAGTGGGGAATTGAAAAATTCAAAGAAGAAGTAATTGCTAGATCAAAAGTTGCCATAAAAGAAGAAAAAATAATGGAGTATACTCCTTATGCAAAAAGAGAACATTTTGGTATTCATGATTCTAAAGAAAAAGCAAAATCATATATAGGTTGTGCTATAAATGGTGGACATATTGGTTCGCAAGGATTAGAAGACTTAGCAAATATTTTAGAAAAGCATGGTGCAACAACTATTAAAACTACAACTACACAAAATTTTGTAGTAAAAGATGTACCTACTAAAAGTGCTGAAGAACTTGCCCAAGAGTTAAAAACAATTGGAGTTGATGCCTTTCCAAGTCCTTTTAAAGCAAGAACTCTTTCATGTACAGGATTAAACTTTTGTAAGTTTGCTATTTCAGAGACTAAAGACAAAGCAATTTCACTTGCAGAACATTTAGAGAAAAAGTTTCCTGATTTTAATGAGACAGTTTCTATATCTGTAAATGGTTGTCCAAACTCTTGTGCTCATCCACATGTAGTTGATATAGGTTTACTTGGACTAAAAGTAAAAAATAAAGAAGGAATTACAGTTCCTGGATTTGAACTTATTTTAGGTGGAAATCTAGAAGGAAGTAAATCTAACTTTGGAGAAAAAGTAAAAATCAAATTTTTACCAGAAGAAGCTGAAGGTATTTTAGAAAATATTATTCAAAAATATATAGCTAGTGGTGAAAATGATCTAAATAAATTTTTAAAAGAGAGAATAAATGACGAAGAATTTGTTTCGTCCCTTCATTAA
- the cysN gene encoding sulfate adenylyltransferase subunit CysN, producing the protein MAHQSDLIAENIEQYLKEHENKEILRFITCGSVDDGKSTLIGRLLYDSKMIFEDQLAAIEKDSKKSGTTGDKIDLALLVDGLASEREQGITIDVAYRFFSTEKRKFIIADTPGHEQYTRNMVTGASTADVAIILIDARSGVLTQTKRHSYIASLLGIKNLIVAINKMDLVDFSSDRFEEIKKDYAQIIPNLPHNSDINFEYIPISALDGDNILTNSPKSTWYKGLPLMQLLDTIDIHKAENHDFRLPVQYVSRPHLNFRGFSGTIASGKISVGDEITVLPSRKTSIVKSIVSNEIKDLRPIGKDETVETIQTAFAPMATTITLKDEIDISRGDMIVKSSSIPQVSNKLEVMVVWMDEKKLELNNNYIIKRATSVINGAFKSIEYKKDINTFDEVKANQLELNDIAKCTLAIDRQIAVDPYNENRYTGSFIIIDRYTNSTVGAGMIVSSVMNESVNKEEKIRDYSKAEVELNAYIRNNFPEWGCKEI; encoded by the coding sequence ATGGCACACCAATCAGATTTAATAGCTGAAAATATTGAACAATATTTAAAAGAGCATGAGAATAAAGAGATACTAAGATTTATAACTTGTGGTAGTGTTGATGATGGGAAAAGTACTTTAATTGGAAGATTACTTTATGATTCAAAAATGATTTTTGAAGACCAATTAGCTGCAATAGAAAAAGATAGTAAAAAAAGTGGAACTACTGGTGATAAAATTGACTTAGCACTTTTAGTTGATGGATTAGCAAGTGAGAGAGAGCAAGGTATTACTATTGATGTTGCCTATAGATTTTTCTCAACTGAAAAAAGAAAGTTTATCATTGCAGATACTCCAGGACATGAACAATACACAAGAAATATGGTAACAGGTGCTAGTACAGCAGATGTGGCTATTATCCTAATTGATGCAAGATCTGGGGTGCTAACACAAACAAAAAGACACTCTTATATAGCTTCTCTTTTGGGTATTAAGAATCTTATTGTTGCAATAAATAAAATGGATTTAGTTGATTTTAGCTCGGATAGATTTGAAGAGATTAAAAAAGATTATGCGCAGATTATTCCTAATCTTCCACATAACAGTGATATCAATTTTGAGTATATTCCAATCTCTGCACTTGATGGAGATAATATCCTTACAAATTCACCAAAATCTACTTGGTACAAAGGTCTACCACTTATGCAATTATTGGATACTATTGATATTCATAAAGCTGAGAATCATGACTTTAGATTACCTGTTCAATATGTATCAAGACCTCATTTAAACTTTAGAGGATTTTCTGGGACTATTGCAAGTGGAAAAATTTCTGTAGGTGATGAAATCACTGTATTACCATCAAGAAAAACTTCTATTGTAAAATCTATTGTTTCAAATGAAATTAAAGATTTAAGACCAATAGGAAAAGATGAAACTGTTGAGACTATACAAACAGCATTTGCTCCAATGGCTACAACAATCACATTAAAAGATGAGATTGATATCAGTAGAGGAGATATGATTGTAAAATCAAGTTCTATTCCACAAGTATCAAATAAACTTGAAGTGATGGTTGTTTGGATGGATGAGAAAAAGCTTGAACTTAATAATAACTATATTATTAAAAGAGCAACTTCTGTTATAAATGGAGCATTCAAATCAATAGAGTATAAAAAAGATATTAATACTTTTGATGAAGTTAAAGCAAATCAATTAGAGTTAAATGATATCGCAAAATGTACCCTAGCAATAGACAGACAAATCGCAGTTGATCCATATAATGAAAACAGATATACAGGAAGTTTTATTATCATAGATAGATATACAAATTCAACAGTTGGTGCTGGTATGATTGTATCTTCAGTTATGAATGAATCTGTAAATAAAGAAGAAAAAATAAGAGATTATTCAAAAGCAGAAGTTGAGCTTAATGCATATATTAGAAATAATTTCCCAGAATGGGGATGTAAAGAAATTTAA
- the cysD gene encoding sulfate adenylyltransferase subunit CysD: protein MISKERLTHLKQLEAESIHIMREVIAEFQNPAMLYSVGKDSSVMLHILQKAFYPAPPPLPLVHVDTTWKFKEMIEFRDRRAKEVGMELIVYSNPKGLEMNISPFTHGSAVHTDIMKTEGLKNMLNIQKFDAVFGGARRDEEKSRAKERIYSFRDENHRWDPKNQRPELWNIYNGRHTKGESIRVFPISNWTELDIWQYIYLEGIPIPDLYFSKEREVVEYMGTKIMVDDDRMPEELRKTAKKEMVRFRTLGCYPLTGAVNSEATTLPEIIQEMLICTTSERQGRLIDSDGEASMEKKKQEGYF, encoded by the coding sequence ATGATTAGTAAAGAAAGACTTACACATTTAAAGCAACTAGAAGCTGAATCTATTCATATCATGAGGGAAGTTATAGCAGAATTTCAAAATCCTGCAATGCTTTACTCTGTAGGAAAAGATTCTTCTGTAATGTTACACATTTTACAAAAAGCCTTTTATCCAGCTCCTCCACCGCTTCCATTGGTACATGTTGATACAACATGGAAGTTTAAAGAGATGATAGAGTTCAGAGATAGACGAGCTAAAGAAGTTGGAATGGAATTAATTGTTTACTCTAATCCAAAAGGTTTAGAAATGAATATCTCTCCTTTTACTCATGGTTCAGCAGTCCACACTGATATTATGAAAACAGAAGGTCTAAAAAATATGCTTAATATCCAAAAATTTGATGCAGTTTTTGGAGGAGCTAGAAGAGATGAAGAAAAATCTCGGGCAAAAGAGAGAATCTATTCATTTAGAGATGAAAATCATAGATGGGATCCAAAAAACCAAAGACCAGAGCTTTGGAATATCTACAATGGAAGACACACAAAAGGTGAGTCTATTCGAGTTTTCCCTATATCTAACTGGACTGAGCTTGATATTTGGCAATATATCTATTTAGAAGGTATTCCTATTCCTGATTTATATTTTTCTAAAGAGAGAGAAGTTGTGGAATACATGGGTACTAAAATCATGGTTGATGATGATAGAATGCCTGAAGAATTACGAAAGACTGCAAAAAAAGAGATGGTTAGATTTAGAACACTTGGGTGTTATCCTTTAACAGGTGCAGTTAATAGTGAAGCAACAACATTGCCTGAGATTATTCAAGAGATGTTGATTTGTACAACTAGTGAGAGACAAGGAAGACTTATAGATAGTGATGGTGAAGCATCAATGGAGAAGAAAAAACAAGAGGGGTATTTTTAA
- a CDS encoding phosphoadenylyl-sulfate reductase, with product MIDVIKELNKKLEDSSTEEILKFFMNEYKNEVALSSSFGAEDQVLTHMMLEHDKSANIFTLDTGRLPYETYNVMDSTNLKYNIKVNVFFPNNENVEELYKSHGINGFYESIDNRKSCCNIRKIEPLKRALKPLKVWITGLRASQSVTRVEMPLVEWDDNFQVIKVNPLISWSEEDVWKFIKENKVPYNKLHDQGYPSIGCAPCTRAVKEGEDIRSGRWWWENPEHKECGLHAK from the coding sequence ATGATAGATGTAATAAAAGAATTAAACAAAAAATTAGAAGATAGTAGTACTGAAGAGATTTTAAAATTTTTTATGAATGAATACAAAAATGAAGTAGCATTATCTTCTAGTTTTGGAGCAGAAGACCAAGTTTTAACTCATATGATGTTAGAACATGATAAAAGTGCAAATATATTTACACTGGATACAGGAAGACTTCCATATGAAACATATAATGTTATGGATAGTACAAATTTAAAATATAATATAAAAGTAAATGTTTTTTTTCCTAACAATGAAAATGTAGAAGAGCTTTATAAAAGTCATGGAATAAATGGTTTTTATGAATCTATAGATAATAGAAAATCATGCTGTAATATAAGAAAAATTGAACCACTTAAAAGAGCATTGAAGCCATTAAAAGTTTGGATTACAGGTTTAAGAGCATCACAAAGTGTTACAAGAGTTGAGATGCCATTAGTTGAATGGGATGATAATTTTCAAGTAATAAAAGTAAACCCTCTAATATCTTGGAGCGAAGAAGATGTATGGAAATTTATAAAAGAAAACAAAGTTCCATACAATAAACTTCATGACCAAGGCTATCCAAGTATTGGATGTGCACCATGTACAAGGGCTGTAAAAGAAGGTGAAGATATTAGAAGTGGAAGATGGTGGTGGGAAAACCCAGAACATAAAGAGTGTGGCTTACACGCAAAATAG
- a CDS encoding DUF2061 domain-containing protein → MAEKAYRSIVKTISWRTVGTLDTMIISYFITGDLVMAASIGSIEVFTKMILYYFHERAWNKISFGKVKEPDYQI, encoded by the coding sequence ATGGCAGAAAAGGCTTATAGATCTATTGTTAAAACTATTTCGTGGAGAACAGTAGGAACTCTAGATACCATGATTATCTCATATTTTATTACAGGCGACCTTGTTATGGCCGCCTCTATAGGTTCTATTGAAGTTTTTACAAAAATGATTCTATATTATTTTCACGAAAGAGCTTGGAATAAAATCTCTTTTGGGAAAGTTAAAGAGCCAGATTATCAGATTTAG